One genomic region from Osmerus eperlanus chromosome 6, fOsmEpe2.1, whole genome shotgun sequence encodes:
- the chchd1 gene encoding coiled-coil-helix-coiled-coil-helix domain-containing protein 1 — protein MSMQGATVFQQKVSRMLSRHQKKPVLKPNKPLVLKDEVANRKIKKGEATCVTEMSVMMACWKQNNFVDALCPNETQAFFKCVEKAQVAMRAKTEQKTISQSGRLPPKLATILLKKHPNKDIEI, from the exons ATGTCCATGCAAGGTGCGACCGTGTTTCAGCAGAAGGTCAGTCGGATGTTGAGTAGACACCAGAAAAAGCCTGTGCTGAAACCTAACAAGCCGCTTGTTCTAAAAGATGAGGTCGCTAATCGGAAAATCAAAAAAGGAG AGGCCACATGTGTCACGGAAATGTCCGTCATGATGGCCTGCTGGAAACAGAACAACTTTGTGGATGCCCTCTGCCCAAATGAAACACAAGCTTTCTTCAAGTGTGTGGAGAAAGCCCAG GTTGCAATGAGAGCAAAAACGGAACAGAAGACCATCAGCCAGTCAGGACGTCTTCCCCCTAAACTAGCCACAATCCTCCTGAAGAAACACCCCAACAAAGACATTGAAATCTAa